The Hippopotamus amphibius kiboko isolate mHipAmp2 chromosome 3, mHipAmp2.hap2, whole genome shotgun sequence genomic interval TGGGCTTCACATGGCATCGCCGTCTTGTCTTTGGATCCaactctgggttttttttggaaACAAGTGTTGTGAATGTTCATTCACAGAGGCAGgtgttagcaaaagaaaaaaataaataaaagggtcTCCCGGGATTGCTGTGCCGGAGCAAGGCCAGCGGGCGTCACAGAATAAGAAAgtctcccagaccctctgttgaAGCTTCTGTTGCTTCCTGTCCTTGGCATCCATGTGGATGAAGTGATGTTTCACCCCTTCCGTGGTCTCATTGAGGTTGTTGGCAGGGAAGTGGTTATGAAACCAAACTTTGGTTTCATAATGGACCAAGGAAAGGAACTTTGATAAGAATTCCCCTTGCCCAGAGGGAAGCCCAGGGTTTGGCAGTCTGGGCCCCGGTGGCAGAAACACTCCATCTCGCTGCAAAATTCCTCCTGATCGTGGTCCCCCAGGCCCTGCTTTCTAAGTGGCTGCATTCCCCAAGGCCTCCTGTCGTTCAGTAATAACCATGATAAAGACGGGAGGGCTTTGGAGGGGAAGATGAGGTCCATGCAAAAGCTGAGTGTCTGTCTGCTCCAAACATGCTTCACTGCAGGCTGGTTTGGCCAAAACACTTGGCCAAACATCAGAGCCACAGGCACTTGGCGGCAGGAGTGACTGGCAGGTGGGTTGCGGGGGTCACCTGCTCCAGGGTGAGCGGGTGTGCAGGTCCCTGCAGGTTCTGGACCCCTTCCAGGCCCTCCAGGGACCCCCATTTCAGCAAGCACCCAGATGATTGTCCGCCATACTAAAACCTGGGGACCGTTGCATCCCGCCCCACCCCTGGAGGGGGCTCTCAAGCCGGAATTCTCTGATTTTGCTCAAGTGTTCGGATTGGAAGTGGCATCACTGTCCTGGAGCCAGGGCAGTGCCGTTCTTTTCAGCCACCTCCTCCACAGTCAGCTGATCTTCTCAAGGGCATATGCTTCTCACAGCCTCAGCCGGGCATTTGTGCGGAGCTAACCTAGTTCTGGGGAAAGTGGATGGGGCCTCCTTCTCAGGAAGGGTTCACTCCTCTGGGGTCTTCCCACTTTCTGTGGCTTCATCAGGAGCAGCCCAGCGGCTGCAGTGACCCATCACTTGGGAAATGACAGGAGGTCTGCAGGACTTGGCAGCTCTTTGTCCTCTGTCTCTTCAAGGGCATTTCCAGCTTGGGTTAGGCCCCGTGTTGACACAGGCAGCTGTCCAGAGACCCAGCAGCAGGAGTGGGGGCCACTGCCATCCTGTGTCCCTGTGCAGTGTCCAGAAATAGTACTGGCTGTCTGGCACCTGCATGTATGAGACAATATTCTAGTAACATAATTTGATtaggatttatttttcataaagaaaGGAGTAACGTCTATGCTTTTTTCTGCTActtgttgcaagtggcagaacCCCATCTCATCTGGGCTCAAAGGCAATGAAACGTCACCTCCTAGAACACAGGCAGCATGTCCAGGCCAGGACCCTGGTGTGATGATTGCCAGAGCTCTGGCTCCACCCCTCTGTGAGTCTCCAGCTGGGCCTTCCTCTGTGGGGCTTCATTTTCAGTTGCCTCCTGGTCATAggatggctgcagcagctccagccATCCCATCTTCATGCATCCCCATTCAGATGCAGAAAAGGGGCCCTTGCTCCTTGTGTTTCTTTTGAAGAAACTTTCTCAGTGAGTCCTGTGTCATGATTAATGAATCACCAGCAAGTGTCTCAATTCAACAGAAGTTCTGGTGAAAACAACCAGAAGAAAGGGCTTTGGGTCAGCAGCACCACTGACTGTCCCCtctccctgggccccaggcctTGCCTTAGAAGGCATAACTCATCAGGTGCAATTTGGCACACCTACGAAAACAAATTAGACATATGagtgaaaaaacaacaacaaccaggAAATCACGATTTCTCTTTGAAACTCCCTTCCCCAGGAAGTCCTCACCGCCACGTTGGATTTGGAGGACATCAGAAGCTACAGGGCAGAGATTTCATCTCGAAACCTGGCGGTAAGCacttacagacacacacattgcATGCTCACAAAGACctggaagttttttgttttctttttaactcttttttggaatataattgctttacacaattgtgccagtttttgcaaaacaacaaagtgaatcagctgtatttatacgtatatccccatatcccctccctcctgcggctctcgcccaccctccctgtcccagccctctaagtcatcacgcatcctcgagttgatctccctgtgttatgcagcagcttcccactagctatctattttacatttggtagtgtgtatatgtcattgctactctctcacttagtcccagcttccctttcaccccccgcccccccaaccccgtttcctcaagtctgttctctacacctgcacctttattcttgccttgccactgggttcatcagtaccatttttttagattccatatatatgcgttagcatacggtatttgtttttctctttctggcttacttcgctctgtatgacagactctaggtccatccacctcactacaaataactcaatttcattcctttttatggctgagtaatattgcattgtatatatgtgccacagcttctttacccattcatctgttggtgggcatttaggttgccgaCCTGgaatgtttttttaagaactgcttTATTGAGCTGTCACTCCCATAGCGTGCAATTCACTGAAGTCGGCACGTGATTCAGGGGTGTTTAGTATATTCGAGGAGTCAAGCAGCATCACCACAGTCAGGGTCAGAACAGTCTCATCGCCCGAAGGAAACCCGGACCCGTGAGCCGtcactcccccttcccctccccccagggccccGTTGTTTCTAGGGATTTGCCAGTTCTGGACATTTCGTATGAATGGAATCAcgtcatatgtggccttttgcgTCTGCCTTCTTCCGCGGAGAGTCATGTTTTGTGAATCACACGCTCTGTGGTGTGTGTTGGTGCTTTATCCCTCCTTATGGCCGAACAATACCCCACCGGATGAAGGGAACACACGCTGTCCATTCACCCGTCAATGGACGTTGGGGTCACTTCGACTCTGTCTGTGATGAATGGTGCCGCTGTGGACGTATGCCCAGGTGTCTGTGtggatgtgtctgtgtgtcctttGTTATATACCTGGGCCTGGACTGCAGGGTGCTGCGGTGATTCTGTGTTTAGCTGTGGGAGGCCCTGCCAGACTGTCGTCAGCTGCTGCTCCATCTCACGTCCCGCCCCCAGCGCTGTGTGAGGGCCCCAGGTTCTCCACGTCCCTGCCAGTGTTTGCTGCTTCCGTCTCTGCTCTGGCCATCCTGGCGGCCATGAAGGGTCCCCAGGGGGATTCTGAGCTGGCTGGTCATCCCAGTGACCTCTGTGGGTACCAGCACTGAGGGGGTGTCCTTCCCAGGCCAGCAGGGTGAGCCCCTACCCCCGTGTGAAGGTGGACTTCTCCCTCTCCTGCCGCGAGGATCTGCTAGAGCCCCTGTCTGAGCCCATCGAATGGAAATACCACAGTCCCGCCGAGGAGATCAGGTGGGGTCCTCAGGGTGCATGGTAGGGGAGAGGGCGGTGCTGGAGCGGGGGTCCTGTCATCCCCCAGGGCACCCCCTGCAGCCCCGGGTGGCCGCACGGGGCCAGTGGGGCCTGGTTTCCAGAGCCTGCAGCCAGACCTCCTGGCCCACGCCCAGCCCTACCACTCCTTGCCCTGGGCCCCTGGGCACAGAGACACTGTCCCTGCctttctgtgcctccgtttccccattTCACAATGGGGCCAATGATAGCACTGGCCTCTCGGGGCTGTTTTGAGACTTCAAATGCATTCATTCACGCAAAGTGCTGAAAGCAGAGACGGGAGTGTCGTGCTGGCAGCTCTCACGGGCACTGCGCCCGCCTTGGCACCTGCCCCCAGGGGTAGGTCTCCCCACCCTAACGCTTCCCATCGTTCCCCAGCCTCGGACCTGCGTGCTGGCTCTGGGATTTTTTAAGACGTAGCCAACAGGTAAGACGTCAGTGTCTCACCAGCTCCCTTTGCTCCTCCTACCAGTTGGTTTGCGTTTGATTCTGTGGCCAGCAGGcgacattttttaaatgcaagcaTTTCTTGGCTCTGCGTCAGTCAGAAGCCTCAGCTCCGCTAGCCAGAGGCCAGAGGTCACACTGAATTTTGGCCCCGTCTTTGGGGTCTGGTGTGAGGACACTGGTTTACGGGACTCCCCGTCTCCCTCTGATTTCACGATCATGTGCGTCTGTAATTCACCATGGAGACTCAGCCTAGACCCCCCCACAAGGGACCTCCCTTCGCCTTCTGGAAAGTCCATCCTGGAACGTGCAGTCATCTTGTCTCCTCCCCCGGCAGGAGCATTTTGTGGGCGCTCGTGTTTGCGGGGGGGAGCCGGGCTCATCTCTGGGCCTGTTGCTTCTCCGAGGCACTGCTCACACCCCCGTCTGGTTGGCCCGTTCCAGGCGGGGTTCTTCCTGCCCCTGAGCGGCGGGGTGGACAGCGCGGCCACCGCCTGCCTCGTCTACTCCATGTGCCACCAGGTCTGCAAGGCTGTGCAGCACGGAAGTAGGTGATGTTCGGGTCCCGGGGGTCAGCctgtgggaggagcagagggagaaccCAGGTCCTGGGCATCTCGGTGGAGGCCATGCTCAGATGTCAGAGTGTCGCACCCACGTCCCAGGGACTGGGGACAGCAAGGCCATGAACGTCCCTTCCAGGGCCTTGGGCCCCTGTGGCTGTGTCCATCAAGCCACCAGTGCCTGCCGCCGCTTTGTGTCAGCAGTGTGGCCTCGAGGAGAGAACAGGGGCTGTGGGGTCGGGCCAACCCAGGTTCCCATCCTGCCTCTGTGTCTGGTGACATCAGCCATTCCCTTAGTGTCCGCAGCCGAGAAATGGGCACTGCGGGGCTGATCTGGCAAGATCGCGGTGGGTGGAGAGGGAGTAAATGGTGCaggcacctggcacacagcacgTGCCCTTCTGTCCGTCGGTGTTCAGATCAGGAAGTGCTGGCTGACGTCCGGACCATCGTGAACCAGACCAGCTACACCCCGCGGGACCCCCGGGAGCTCTGTGGCCGCCTCCTGACCACCAGCTATATGGCCAGTGAGAACTCCTCCCGGGAGACGTGCGACAGGGCCAGAGAGCTGGCGCAGCAGATGGGCAGGTAGCTGGTCACTGGCGTCGGGCATGGCCAGGGGGCGGTGACCCCGGGAAGCACCACCCGAGGCCGCATTTGTGGCTCAGCGAGCTTCCCGGAGGCGAGCAGGTTTCCTGTCCGTTTCACCCCAAATCTGCGTGTCTAAGattccccccttcccctccctccatcccaggcACGGGCTGCAGGCTGATGTGCTCCCGCTACGAGCACGGGGAGCCCTCGCCGCTCACAGGAGTCTGACCCGCCCTCTACCCCTTCCACCCTGCGGCCTCTGTACCTGAGGAAGGTGGAGAGAGGGCATCTTTCCAGACAGGGAGACTCGGTTCCGTTCAGAATGTTCCATTTGTTCTGCCTCCAAGGGGAAAACAAGGAGCGGCTCATCCTGTATGCAGAGCTCAGCTAAAGCTGCCCCGACCCCACCTGCTCCCAGGGAGGGGCCCAAAGGACACGAAAGCAGGGACACGCACAGATGTTTACACATACGTGTCACATTAGTCACAACAGCCAGAGCAACTCgaatgagtaaacaaaatgtggggATGATCATCTCCCCACTGAATAATCTGCCTTAGAGAGGAGTGACTCGCTGACACAGGCggccacatggatgaacctggaaaacgTTACCCTGAGCGGAAGAAGCCACACACAAGAGGACAGATATTGTGTGATTCCGTTTctttgaaatgtccagaataggcaaatccgcAGAGACAGAGAGTAGCTCAGTTGTCatcaggagctggaagaggaggGAGTCGGGGGGGCGGGGACCCCTCGTGGGCGCAGGGTTTCCTTCTGGGCTGATGGAAAGTTCTGGAACTGCAGGTGGTGGTGGCACGGTGTCAGTGTACTCAGTGGCGCTGAATGGTGCGCTTGAAGACGGTAAATTCTgtgttctgtgtttttgttttaccgTCTGcacacccccctttcccctcccagccATCACATCCGTCTCAACATCGACCCAGCCGTGAAGGCCGTCGTGGGCATCTTCAGCCTGGTGACGGGGAGAAACCCTGCATTTGCGGTTCGTGGGGGAAGCAGCCGGGAGAACCTGGCTCTGCAGAACGTGCAGGTGTGCCTCCCAGACGGGGCATCGTCCGCACGCGGGTGCCGCGGGGACCCTGGGGGAGGGCGCAGGGGTCAGCAGCCTGCCTTGGAGACACGGAGCGTGCAGCCTCATGGACGGGGCTGGGGGTCTGCGTGTGGGCGTGTGCGTGCGTGAGAGCATGCGCGTCCGCGGGAGGGCTTGTGAGCGTGAGGtagtgtgtgcaagtgtgtgcgTTTTCTGCATCTTTGGATAACGGTTCAGATGCGGCCCTGCCTCCCTGGCAGCTGCAGGGGAGCTGGACCCTGGGTGGTCcgtggaggggaggaaggggcctGGGCTGCAGCTACTGGCATCTGTCCCATCTCTGTCCCCTTTCTGTGGGCGCAGGTGGCCTTGCACCACTCCCAGTGGTGCGGGGAGTGACCGGAGGGACCGAGGTCTCTCCCTGCTGGCTTCCCTGCCCTGTCTCACCACAGCCTCAGGCTCTGGTCCCTCCATCTCTGTGGCGGAGCACGGGAGCCCACGGCGGGGggtgtgaggggtggggggaccaCGGGCTCTGGGACTTTCTGGACACTAGAAGCTCCGACATCCCTTAAACGTTGCTGTTCTCCCGaggctgctgggagagctgctTCCCCGAGCTGCGGGGCGGTGGTGTTAGCACgtgcccccccgccccgaccctgCGCAGGTGACGCTCCCCCTCTGTGGTCCAGGCGCGGGTGAGGATGGTCATCGCCTACCTCTTCGCTCAGCTGAGCCTCTGGTCCCGCGGCGCCCCGGGCGGGCTTCTCGTGCTCGGATCCGCCAACGTGGATGAGAGGTGTGTGCAGCAGCCCTTGGGTGGGCGCCCTGGTCAACCCGAGGCCACGCCTGCGGGGTCCGTGTCCCCCACACTCTGCCTTAGCCCCTGATGCATCTTTGAGAGCAGCCAAGGGGCAGAAGGGGCACAGGGGTCGAATGAAAACAGTCATCTCTTCCAGCCTGTAAGTCCTGGCCTTGCCCACGGACTGGACCCTGTTCCTATCACCAGTCGTCTGTTTAACGGGACTGGAAGTGATGTTACCGCCACCTTGGGGTTGGCTGAAGGAGCCCCACTTAGGGCGGTGCAGAGTTTAATCCCCCCTGTCTGGGACCCTGGGGGTCTTACACCCTGGCCTTGTGCCCTCGTGGGAGCCTGGAGGGCTGAGTGGTTGGTCTTTCTCTTGAAGAGTGGGGAGAGGTCAGCCGTGTGAGTACAGGTGAGACAAGGGCCACATGGTACCCACAGCACAGGTCAGCAACGGCCTTGGAGGTGGGTGAGTTTGGGATGGGGTGGAGAGCCGTAGTCATCCAGTGGTCCAGCGAGTATattgtggtgggggtgggggtggagagggccaGACCCATCGAAGGGTGTGTGAGGGTCATGAGGCTGTGGTGACAAGTGGCCGCAAAGTTGGTGGCTTCAGAACACAAATGAATTCTCTTATAGTTCGGTAGGACAGGGATTCAACACAGATCTCACTGGGCCAAAGTCAAGGTGGCACAGGGCtggttctttctggaggctccaggggagagtctgttcctgccttttccagctcctggGGGCACCTGCATCCCTTGGCTAGTGGTCCCTTCCTCTGTCTGCAGAGCCAGTGGTACAGCATCTCTGTGCCTTTCCTCTGTGGCCACAGCTCCCACTGCCTGACCCCCGTCCCCCGCCAGCTCTCTCTTCCACTTTGAAGGACCCTGCGATTGCATGCAGGGCCCACCCCATCATCCAGGGTAGTCACCCCGTCTCAGGGTCCTCAGCCTCACCTCATCTGCAGAGTCTGGTTCGCCTTGCACGTATGTGCATACAGGTTCCGAGTATTAGGATCTGGGCATCTCTGGGGGGCCACTGCCCACCACAGGAGGTGTCTCGGAGTAGGGAGGCGGCTCTGTTGCTGTTGGCGCAGCGTCCGTGTGCGCTGAGTCCTGCCCCTTCCTCTCAAGCACCTCCGACCCTCAGCTCCCCACTCGGCtgaccccagccctcccctcccagacAGGCCGCTTCCAGCTGGTAATTCCCCAAGCTGCTTCCCGGCCCCGACACCTCCCCGGCTCACCAGATACCCCTCCTCGGCCGTCCACAGCCTCTGCCCCTTCCCCGATCTGCCCCAGCACATCAGGCTTCTCCAGGACCCTTGAACCTGCCAAGCTCTGGCCCCAGGGCCCTGGAAGAAGCGCGTCTTTGGCTGCGCAGGGACAAGATGGCCAGGCCCCCAGGTTCGCGGAAACTGCAGCCCCTCGGGTCTGCTGCATCCAAACCACGTGCTCTTTCTCCTACTGCAGCCTCCTCGGCTACCTGACCAAGTACGACTGCTCCAGCGCAGACATCAACCCCATCGGTGGGATCAGCAAGACGGACCTGAGAGCCTTCGTCCAGCTCTGCGTGGAGCGCTTCCAGCTTCCCGCCCTGCAAAGGTGCGTGTGCGCCCGTGAGGCCTCGGCTGTGGCCACTGGGTACAGGTCTCAGCACAGCCCAGGCTGCCCTCGCCCCCCTCAGCCACCTTCCATAGCTCCCTGTCGCCTGATGGAAACAGTCCTGCCCTTCAGGGGCACTTGGGGTCCTGAGAACAGGCACCCCCTTCCTTCCCATCGGTGCTGCCCTGGCTCTGGCCAGGTCAGGCAgctgctgcctccctcttcccctccccacccttctcccGCCGTCGTAAGGATGGGAAGTCTGTGCATCCCTCCATCTTCAGGCTGAGAAGAGCCTGGTGCTTTCATGGTATCTGCGGAGTTAACACCCGGCTGTTGTGACTGACCTCTGTGTGTCTTGGCCGCAGCATCCTGGAAGCGCCGGCCACTGCCGAGCTGGAGCCTTTGGCCCACGGACGGGTGTCCCAGACAGACGAGGTAATGATGGTGGCTTTGTCACTGTgcttcttcccccacctccctgcccatgGGTTCCTTCGtggcctccttcctgcccccaagGAACCGTGCTCCATCGCCAGGTTcccagcctgggagcccagggctgctggcctttgatGTTCAATTCAGGCCTCTCAAGGTTGGGGCCGGTgcgggggggttggggaggatgaGGTGGGGGGGGCCTCGGTTCCATCTCCAGCAGACGTTTTAAGCTGTCCCCCAGCGATGACTCGCTTGTCACTTGTGAGACACGTCTCTCTCGTCCCCAGGAGGACATGGGGATGACGTACGCAGAGCTGTCAGTCTATGGGAGGCTCCGGAAGATCGCCAAGACCGGGCCCTACAGCATGTTCTGCAAACTCCTCAACATGTGGAAGGACACCTGTACCCCCCGACAGGTAAGCCTCACGCGATGTCCTTGGGGAGTCAGCAGGTAAGGTCACCTTGTGGGTGGATTTGAGTCACAGGAGCAGGTGGCCACTGTGTGACCTTTAAAGGATAACACTCTGTCTCTAAGGAATTACGGCCCAGGTCTCGGGTCCCAGCAGCCTGGGGCCTCCGTCTGCCCTGGCTGAGTTGTCTGAGTGGGGCTGGACCCCGTCATGACCAGCAAGCTCCTCCCCTCTTTGGGGGCAGAGGGCAAATTCTGAGGTCGGAATATCGCTGCTCTTCTGCTAGTTGTCAGGCTCGTTAGGGCTGAAACCCACAGACGTGGTGGTCCCTGCAGAACCGCCTGGAAGCCTCTTGAAACACTTCTTCCTGGGACCCCTGGCTAGGTCTCCCAGTGCAGTTTCTGGGGTGCTGGAGTCAGGAACCCGCATCCTTACAGCTCAGCCCACCGCCTGACCCAAGCAGCGGCGTCCGCCCACTCCTGCCTTTAGGAAGGTTCCAGCacagcaggggggtggggggggacaccATTAGCTGGCACAGCCCAGGGCGATGCTACTGAGAACACCGGCCGGGGGGGTCTTCCTGGCTTTGCCAATGTCAGGCCCTGTGTGTCCCTCACCTCCCAGGTGGCCGACAAAGTGAAGCGGTTCTTCTCGAAGTATTCCGTGAACAGACACAAAATGACCACGCTGACCCCCGCGTACCATGCCGAGAGCTACAGCCCGGACGACAACAGGTTCGATCTGCGGCCATTTCTGTACAACACCCGCTGGCCTTGGCAGTTCCGCTGCATAGAAAACCAGGTAAATCAGGCAGAAAAGGGTTTTCTCCCTGTTAAGTGTCTGTCGAGGAAATATCAGCTCATTTCCGTTGAGGACTGAAAAGGGTTTTAATATATACGGTGGCATTTTCTGAGCGTCCTTCTTTCTGCAAAGGATGCAGTAGGTTTCAAGCCAGTCAGCTTGGCGTGTGCTGTTTTCAGCTGTGCTGAGGATGCTGAAATCAGTGGCTCTGTCACTGTGTCAGTGGGGGTACCCATCGCTGTGACTTCCAGACTACTGGGGCATCCAACTGGCTTCACATCGTCTAAACCATCTGTTTTCCCCCCTAATTAACCAATAacaataaaggaaggaagaataaaatcaatttaaaaggCAAGTCTAggtccttccctccttcccttttccatCAGAGAGAGCCAGTTAgaggcagcccctccccagcgcAGGTGAGAATCTGATGGAGAGAAAGAGGGCCCATGAGTGAACACAGGACCCGTGAAAGTGATAAATTGTGATAATGTTCCCAGGTCCAAGCTCGTCCTGCtggctgcacgacaggccaataaatggaAAGACGAGTTGTTGGGGCAGGGAAcagcgactttatttggaaaaccaGCAGActgtgtcccaaagaaccatcttgcctgcgttagaattcaggcttcttttatactcaaaggggagggagtaaagtcaaacgCTTCCTGGCTCTGGAGGCgatgtgtttatttcttcctccctgcagccaTGCgtaggtgggcctggtcaggaggtTTCCTGTGGGCTCAAGAAAGGGATTTTAGCTCcatgctcattacctgggaggcagggttccccaAGATGGGCCGTTACGTATAATTAGCTCATAGGCAGCATCTCTTTAGTGATTAACGTGTCATAAATCACAACGATTCTTCCCTGTTACCATAAGAACAGCAGTGAGCGAGAGAATCCCGGTGGGGAGGGGGCATCATCCGTGAGGGGATGGTGTGTAAACTGAGATGGGACCCAAGTCACACAGTGCGTCCGGCCGCGGCCCGCATCCAGGAGACGTCCGGCGATGCCTGGAGATGTTTTTGGTTATCACGCCTGGGCTGGGGTCTGTGCTGCTGCATCTAGTGGGGGGGTCCAGAGATGCTGCGGAAACACCCCACAGTGCGCAGGACAGCCCCCCTCCTGCAAAGAATTAGCGAGGGGGCGGCTTGGCTGCCGCCACGATGCACTCAGGAAGGGGTTCCCCCACATCAGGCCTGGGGTTCAGAGGCTGCACAGCCAGGAGAGCCGCAAATGCGGAAAGACACGGGGGTCAAGATGGAGCTCACCTGTGATCGTCTAGCCCAGCGGTGACCCCCACGCCCGGGCCCAGGCACGTCCTTCCGGACTCTGGATCCACCCGCGCGTCTCGTCCCTGAAGATGCTGTTGGAAGACTTGCTGTTTCAGTCCCGTGACCGCGACCCTCTTTGGGCGAACGGGTGCGTGTTGACGGCGTGGCTGCAGGTTCCCTGTGGTGATGCTGCGTCTCTCCTCTTCCAGGTTCTCCAGCTGGAGAGGAGACAGCGGCAGGACCTGGACGGCGTGGACTGAGGCTAGGTCCTGCGCGGCGGGCGGGCGCCCCTCCTGGGAGGATGTGCACGTGCTCTGTCTGCCTTGCTGCTTGCCGTGAGCGGGAGCGGCTGGCGTGTCAGCAAGCCCCGTCTGACATGTTTCAAGGAGAGGGATGTTTTCCATGTAGCTTGTTTAAAAAAGGCTGAAATAAAAAGGATGCGATTTTAAACCCTCTTCTTAAAGTAAGcgctctccccagcccctccagccctCGTGCGGCATCTCCGGAGCCTCACCTGAGCCGAGGAGGATTTTGCAGGCGGGGATGGAAGAGGccctggggggtggagggtggtccCAGGATGACTGTCCCCACCCATCACCACCCCCCCTTGCAATCTTTGTAGTTTTGCAGAGCggccctttctccttttcttcctctatcCTTGTTTACGGTGCTTCTCACTGTAAACCAGCGCACTTTCCTGATTTCTGTTTCCTGGTCGTGTTCACTGTCGTTCCAAGGACCTAAACCTGCAGGGGTGTAGATTTGCCACCAGGGCAGGCTTCACCTGTGCCCAGGGCCTGGCTGCACGGTCACCATCCCTGCCCGCCCCCGCAGCGAACTGCGTCAGCTTGGACTTGCGGCACATGAGTTACCAAAAGCCTCACCCAAGAAGAGAACCTGGTGAACAAGGAAAGGAATTTATTGGTTGACATGCTGAGCAGTCCAGGGAGGTGACAGCTTCAGGTCTGGCTGGACCCAGGGTTTGTGCCATGTCATTGGAActtgtttctctccttccctgaccCTGTCTCTCTGCACTAGCTTCCTCCGTCCGTGCTCGGCATCAGGGCACTGTAACTCCGGTCTTGCAAAATCCCAAGTTCAGATCCAACAGGAGACTAGCCGGTGTATCTTCCCCATCTCTTCAGTACAAGCCCTGGATTCCCCGTTTCTTCAGTACAAGCCCAGAAATGGGTCATATATGCCCACTTCTGAACCAGTTAGCTACTGTCTCCAAGAGGACCAGGGGGGTGTTATCAGAATCAGGAAAAATAGATGGCAAGTTCCCCAAACAGGAACAGCCCACTGCACACACCCTCAGGccctggcccaggcccaggctcTGGACGCTGGCTTCTTGATCTAAGGCCACGTTTCCTGGTGATGCTGCTGCAGGCCCTGGCCTGCAAAGCACAGGCACAGACTTCTCCTCAGCTCCCCACAGTGACAGAACACCCAGGGACGTGTTCATGAGGCTCCGGGCTTGGGCCAAGCAAAGGGAGCTAGAGCATGCTGCCCCCTTTCCCCGAAGGCTGCCACCATCTGTGTGTCTCCCACCCCCGGAATCCAGAACCCCTCCTGCAGGCCCAGGGGC includes:
- the NADSYN1 gene encoding glutamine-dependent NAD(+) synthetase isoform X5 gives rise to the protein MRLRMLGSLLRVGHPPAFAPGPGCPSGISHHSGYHLRCGNARDAPQRPLQLQGDISQQTLDISCPQVPTCRSQLLCPRRLSGRTDRSCPLSRACPAEGQPCSSARRKILLIRPKMALANEGNYRELRWFTPWSRSRPHVDMGLDGVEIFTNASGSHHVLRKAHARVDLVTMATTKNGGIYLLANQKGCDGDRLYYDGCALIAMNGSIFAQGSQFSLDDVEVLTATLDLEDIRSYRAEISSRNLAASRVSPYPRVKVDFSLSCREDLLEPLSEPIEWKYHSPAEEISLGPACWLWDFLRRSQQAGFFLPLSGGVDSAATACLVYSMCHQVCKAVQHGNQEVLADVRTIVNQTSYTPRDPRELCGRLLTTSYMASENSSRETCDRARELAQQMGSHHIRLNIDPAVKAVVGIFSLVTGRNPAFAVRGGSSRENLALQNVQARVRMVIAYLFAQLSLWSRGAPGGLLVLGSANVDESLLGYLTKYDCSSADINPIGGISKTDLRAFVQLCVERFQLPALQSILEAPATAELEPLAHGRVSQTDEEDMGMTYAELSVYGRLRKIAKTGPYSMFCKLLNMWKDTCTPRQVADKVKRFFSKYSVNRHKMTTLTPAYHAESYSPDDNRFDLRPFLYNTRWPWQFRCIENQVLQLERRQRQDLDGVD
- the NADSYN1 gene encoding glutamine-dependent NAD(+) synthetase isoform X8 gives rise to the protein MALANEGNYRELRWFTPWSRSRQTEEYFLPRMIQDLTKQETVPFGDAVLSTRDTCIGSEVCEELWTPHSPHVDMGLDGVEIFTNASGSHHVLRKAHARVDLVTMATTKNGGIYLLANQKGCDGDRLYYDGCALIAMNGSIFAQGSQFSLDDVEVLTATLDLEDIRSYRAEISSRNLAASRVSPYPRVKVDFSLSCREDLLEPLSEPIEWKYHSPAEEISLGPACWLWDFLRRSQQAGFFLPLSGGVDSAATACLVYSMCHQVCKAVQHGNQEVLADVRTIVNQTSYTPRDPRELCGRLLTTSYMASENSSRETCDRARELAQQMGSHHIRLNIDPAVKAVVGIFSLVTGRNPAFAVRGGSSRENLALQNVQARVRMVIAYLFAQLSLWSRGAPGGLLVLGSANVDESLLGYLTKYDCSSADINPIGGISKTDLRAFVQLCVERFQLPALQSILEAPATAELEPLAHGRVSQTDEEDMGMTYAELSVYGRLRKIAKTGPYSMFCKLLNMWKDTCTPRQVADKVKRFFSKYSVNRHKMTTLTPAYHAESYSPDDNRFDLRPFLYNTRWPWQFRCIENQVLQLERRQRQDLDGVD
- the NADSYN1 gene encoding glutamine-dependent NAD(+) synthetase isoform X3, which gives rise to MLGSLLRVGHPPAFAPGPGCPSGISHHSGYHLRCGNARDAPQRPLQLQGDISQQTLDISCPQVPTCRSQLLCPRRLSGRTDRSCPLSRACPAEGQPCSSARRKILLIRPKMALANEGNYRELRWFTPWSRSRQTEEYFLPRMIQDLTKQETVPFGDAVLSTRDTCIGSEVCEELWTPHSPHVDMGLDGVEIFTNASGSHHVLRKAHARVDLVTMATTKNGGIYLLANQKGCDGDRLYYDGCALIAMNGSIFAQGSQFSLDDVEVLTATLDLEDIRSYRAEISSRNLAASRVSPYPRVKVDFSLSCREDLLEPLSEPIEWKYHSPAEEISLGPACWLWDFLRRSQQAGFFLPLSGGVDSAATACLVYSMCHQVCKAVQHGNQEVLADVRTIVNQTSYTPRDPRELCGRLLTTSYMASENSSRETCDRARELAQQMGSHHIRLNIDPAVKAVVGIFSLVTGRNPAFAVRGGSSRENLALQNVQARVRMVIAYLFAQLSLWSRGAPGGLLVLGSANVDESLLGYLTKYDCSSADINPIGGISKTDLRAFVQLCVERFQLPALQSILEAPATAELEPLAHGRVSQTDEEDMGMTYAELSVYGRLRKIAKTGPYSMFCKLLNMWKDTCTPRQVADKVKRFFSKYSVNRHKMTTLTPAYHAESYSPDDNRFDLRPFLYNTRWPWQFRCIENQVLQLERRQRQDLDGVD